One part of the Caproiciproducens sp. CPB-2 genome encodes these proteins:
- the jag gene encoding RNA-binding cell elongation regulator Jag/EloR, with product MIKEAIATGETVELAKEAACRELGVESYEAEFEILEMPTKKTFGLFGGNPAKVRVFIKNDPAEAAAKYLKGILDKMGLSAVDIQIKEEENGAQLSLSGDDIGFIIGHRGETLDALQYLTGLVANHIDNSYYRITIDIGNYREKRKETLEILGKKIAAKAIKTGRNSSLEPMNPYERRIIHTAVQTVEGAKSWSEGEDLSRHVVIGPEAGERSAPRRNNYGKGRRPYNDKPRGGGYNNRQPRSAPNAGPGPSVGSGPNPGPARQPVQKAAPKNEGKAPLYGRVDVKK from the coding sequence GTGATAAAAGAAGCGATTGCAACCGGTGAAACCGTTGAGCTGGCAAAAGAAGCCGCATGCAGGGAGCTCGGCGTTGAATCCTATGAAGCGGAATTTGAAATTTTGGAAATGCCGACGAAAAAGACCTTCGGCCTTTTCGGCGGAAACCCTGCGAAGGTAAGAGTCTTTATCAAAAACGATCCGGCGGAGGCCGCCGCGAAGTATCTGAAAGGGATCCTTGACAAAATGGGTCTTTCTGCGGTGGATATTCAGATCAAAGAGGAAGAGAACGGCGCGCAGCTGTCTCTTTCCGGCGATGATATCGGCTTTATCATCGGTCACCGCGGGGAAACGCTGGACGCGCTTCAGTATCTGACCGGCCTTGTCGCCAACCACATTGACAATTCCTATTACAGAATTACCATCGACATTGGAAATTACCGCGAAAAACGCAAGGAAACGCTTGAGATCCTCGGAAAGAAGATTGCGGCGAAAGCGATCAAGACCGGGCGCAATTCTTCCCTGGAGCCTATGAATCCATATGAACGCAGAATCATCCATACCGCTGTCCAGACAGTCGAAGGCGCAAAATCCTGGTCCGAAGGCGAAGATTTGTCCCGCCATGTCGTGATTGGGCCGGAAGCAGGCGAACGCTCGGCTCCCCGCAGGAATAATTACGGCAAGGGACGCCGTCCGTACAATGACAAACCGCGCGGCGGCGGATACAACAACAGACAGCCGAGATCCGCGCCGAACGCCGGCCCCGGACCGAGCGTCGGTTCCGGACCGAACCCTGGCCCTGCTCGGCAGCCGGTGCAGAAGGCAGCGCCGAAGAATGAAGGCAAGGCTCCGCTTTATGGCCGCGTTGACGTCAAGAAATAA